Below is a genomic region from Biomphalaria glabrata chromosome 3, xgBioGlab47.1, whole genome shotgun sequence.
agaatcatagcgcattgagaaagctaaaagttaaacaaaaacaaatggtaaaaatatttccaatcacaCAGATTTTTTGTTATCTAGATCAATCACgcatataattacatgactgatccaaactaattgacactattacacttaatataagctgtattttttttttttttacctacacAAATTTTTTAGTGACACTGTATCGAAGCATTGCTCTTTCtgaaataaatagttttaaggATATTTCTCATGCATCTGAATGCAAAAGTAAATGTTTGTGTACACACCTTAATATCTTTACTTcataaaatattcttttccaTTGTTCAATAAACCAACTCTGAATCatgttaaaaagtaaaaacctGCCCTAAGACTTCAAACATTTCCTGTTCCATGGTATTTAAGTagtgtaattctttttttaaaactatgagTCATGACACTCCAAATTTATAAatctgttttaaattttttttctaatcatgatttttttttcattagttattaatcattcctttaactttatttttatctcGTGCTCAATATTGCTAACTAAATTAAACTTCTTAATACTAATATCATTTTGCAGTTTGAGTCTTGATTGTGTCTTTGTTTAATCTTGTCATTTCAACTGTTAAGTCAAGATGTGGTTAGTCATGTCATTGAGGTTTTCCAATAAAACAGCTTGGTATTAGACATGGCTTATGGTCAGGCTCAGGACTTTGATATTACTGTTTCATTCCCTCATGATACTGTCATTGAATGAACACACctgtatatatttttgttcCTGAATACATTAAACCTGAGATAAGGCTGGAGAAAAAGGAAGTGTTCACATTGAAGATTAACAAAGGGGCTGAGCCAGTCATTatggaataaataaattataaaaatgtggGATGGTGAAAGGCAAATGTATGGAAATGAATtcaagagaataaaaaaaagcaataaataaaGTACGGGTTGGGCAGTAACCCCAATCTAGTTCTCTTTACTATTTGATCTGAATCAAGACAATGCAAATGGTATGTGTCCTAttgatgttatttttatttgttgataCATTGCTTATTAAAtgcaatgttttctttagtCAAGGAAATTACTCTGATCTGTTGTTTGAAAAATTGTTACACATAGTTGGTCTAGGTTTACTATGAAAGGGACACCTAGGTGACACACCCTTTAAATGTCACATTTGAAATAAGTAATTTCACTTGCTAGGCCCctagtctctagccaaatgtcAGGCTAGATGATGTGCTTTGCTACTTTAAGCATACAGATTCAAGCCTTACAGCGTGTGTGGTTGTGGGTTAGTTTGCACCATGTGGATTTACTCTGGGTAAAAGTTGTTCCACATGCAGACTGTGGGTTCAGGTGTTTGTAAAGATTCCAACCAATGGTAGTCACCTCTTGTTTGTCTAATCTACAAATGCTGGTCTTTGTTGTCTGTGATTATCTCCCCCTGTTTAGGTTGTGTTCTATCAATTCTACACTAGGAAAGTCAATAGTTTTGTCATCTTGGGCACAGGTATCTCTTCTTTCtctaatacctttttttttttttgtagaataaagtgttgttgttttttgtgccagtatctaaattgcattattttttaatttgaaggCTGATTttataatgctaaaaaaaacaacaaatctatTAATTAATAGTTCTTTTACTGTTGGTGTGttccttattttaaaaatacatcgttttcttttgattttgacTGGGGcaattgttataataataagtaTACAACTTTATCCAAGATTAAGTGTTCATTTATTGTGCAAAAGTTCCAGTTCTTAACACTCTTTagtttagattatttttttttttttgggggggggtgtcttttaattgaaaacattttaacttaATCTGGTTCAACTTTTATTTTGGGTAAATGAATAACTAAATCAtattttccataaaaaaaaatttctttgttttgtacaAATGTATACTGGGATAATGTATTACATACTTGTTGATATACAACTATTACAAGCTATCAGTACACAATATTTACAATGCTGGaatgtttttatctttaaaagtcTGTGACATTTCTATTCAATCATCTGtcattggtgattgtattattAATGCATGAATTTTATTGtaaacacagatataatttgaTCCTTCAGGGTTTTCTTCATTTTGTCCATtcattgtatttctttaaacttgTTCATCTTTACAGTTATCTTTATATTTCTTCAAACTTGTTCTCAGATCTACCATACTTTGGAGTAGCTTAGCAATTGTAGTATTGTAGTTTAAAGGTAACGCAAGTCTTCTTTAAGTATTAGTTGTACCTTTTTTAAAGCGTGAAAGTCCTTTCTGCAAAGcatatgtttataatttattagaaaccttattttataaaatataatataaagcatATACAAAAACGAAAATTCTTAAAaaactgagaaaaaaaatctaatatgtTTAAGTTCAGTTCCgtactttttacatttttctgcTAGTAAGTGAGCTGAGAATGTTTCTATCAAGGTGATGCTACTAGAGAAGATGTTTGTTATAGAAACATTGTTAGCCACCAGGGTGTCACAAGAGAGCTATAACATTACGCTCATGCACTTAATGAGTTCTGGCCTGTGTCCCTTTAGTTACTTTAGGCCTTCTTCAAACACTTGACTACTCCTGAGAAACGGCTCTACAAAATTACATGGTCAACACTTAACTCCCCACACTGAGTCTAAAATgcagttgcaaaaaaaaaatatttctgtctttctgtaatgctttatattttctatttttgatgcagttcctttctttctttctcttttttttaatgtttgtctAAATTGAAAATTGTTGTAATATAGATTACTTCTGGTTTGATTAGGGACAATGGCAAATGAGGCAATTATTACTGGAATCACTACTGATGCTAAAGtgatatcttataaattacagacttacttcaaaagagaatatTATTACATCCTATACATATCCATAAGTCtactcatgcatgttaattagtctTAAACTATGCTAAGccattggtttttctggctgatttctggcaacccatttcatgctctaatggcactaaggaagaaaATGTGATGACAATGTTCACACATCTATGATGTTATTATTGTACTGATAGTGTGTAATTGATTGCTACTTATTCTCTTTGTTAAGTTTCCCTTTTCATACCAATTAGTCTATGAGGAGGATGTTGTAAACCTCTTTTTCTGTTGTCAAtggattatttattttctcAAATCATCATTAGAGACCATTAATGGAATATGAGTCTTTGCCTgacttttaataaaaatctgcacattgttgttttttttttactctttaacAGACAGATGATCATGATTGTGATTTAGATTTAGAGGAGATTCTCAATCttgatgaagacaatgaacgtAGAAAGTATATAATGGTATGTATCTTAGAACAACTCACTATTTTCAATGTCATGGAGGGGGAAGTAAAAATATTGTGATCTCTAGCTGTTGCACGATAGGAAATATAAATCACTTAACTTGCCACTCCCACCCTCTCCTAGTGATGCAAATTCAGGCTGTTGCTGTCCACTCAGTACAGGTACTTTTAACACAACACCATTCCTCAGGTCTAATCAAGGGGCATAACTCATAtggagaaaatattttaaaataattgcaaTGACTGTTAATAAATAcaactataaaatataatacaatatttGTGAAAAGTAGCAAATCAACTACAATTTACAACTACTATATGTACTGATACAATTTCCACTGCGAGAGATCTTGGCTTTCTTCATCACAAGCCCCCAGCTGTAAACTGACAATTTGACCACTGGCTTATCACTCCCCTTGAAAAGGTCAACTcagaacaaataaacaaacatatacacacactatcACATTTTACATACCCCAGCTCTTGACACCTTACTGGAACAAAAGGTCCTGGGACAAATTTTGGTCATAGTTCTCTTAGTAGTCCAGAGTCTCTTTGATTGTTGAGTTCTGATAGGATAACAAGTTATCACAACCCATTGTTGTTGCACGTCTTCTATTTTCTATAGTCAGTGTTAACCTGTGGGAGTGAGGGTGAATCCATCTAGACTTAGCCTAATCTTGTTTTGGGATACAACAATAATGTGAACCGGTAGTGAATAACATCATGTTTTTGTCACTTGTGTGAACATTCTTGTTTGAATACAATTATTGAAATTGCTAagtaggacaaaaaaaaagcaaattagtcAACATGctcttgttatttattattaatttaacatAAGAATGATCTTTGTTCTAAGTTTAAAATGTCTTATAGAATTGAGAGTGTTTCTACATCTATGTATTTATATCTTCAGCAATGTTTACAAGATGCTAAGCAATCTCCAGAAGAAATTCATGTGAGTAAACTGAAGAGAATAGATTTGAGGTTCATagaattggggaaagtaatatTTActagtcctgatgtaaacttcTCCAATCTTGTGTTTGAAACATGCTGTATTCATTCTTGAAGTTAGTCAGCTCTTGTGTTTGAAACTTCGTTTAAAGATGAATACCATGTTGCAATGATATCTCAGAACTTTACTGGACAGTATTGAAGAAAATAGTTGGTTGCCAGCCTGACTAGTAACTTTTCAATTTCACTAACTgtgaaaatttaatttccctatAGTTTTTAGAACTGTTACGAAATATGCCCTGGATACTAGTTGCTAAGCTTATACATTCCTGACTACAAATTGACATCAAAATTCAAATACATAACAGTTTTATAACAGTTATTAGGATATGATACTATCTGCCTGAGacttatttgtatattttatcctcatgctaaaatatttatagttttagaTATTTTGTCTTCAATAAATAAAGTTTTCAAGGAAAACAACATAACAGCAAGAAATGTAATGTAAATGGTTTAAACTAATTACACACACTGATTAATTATTGTACCTGTTTTAAGACAATATctctttataaaatgttttgttttttaatatttatccaTAGTGATTTTGATATTCTAAATACCATACTTTTacaaatttctttcccttagaatTTTGCTGAGGAGTTGTTGAGACGTGCCAAGACTTTATAATTTCCATCCTGGAGAGTTACTTTGCAGCACTTGTTGATTGTATTTTGTAGAATAGGTTTGTAAAGCATGCTGATTTGGGGCCCCTGTTAACGTTTGACATACCAAGAGCCCAATtgtcatatatacatatatattatgtatCCCTTGTTATTAGTGAATTGGACTATGCATCCCCTAAGCCATAGCTGAAGACACATCATTAGTAGAAATGATAACAGACAGCTGTGAGGGCAGACTAGGCAGGAACCATCATCCATGCATAACTTGATGTATTGTATAACTCTAATGTATCACTTTTGACTTTGCGTGTGTCTGTCTACATTATTTTGTGTGCTGTTGTATTTTGAATGCATGAGAAATTTTAATTGTAATACTATATGTGTGCTTCCCTTAG
It encodes:
- the LOC106051671 gene encoding uncharacterized protein LOC106051671 isoform X2 — translated: MVVTSCLSNLQMLVFVVCDYLPLFRLCSINSTLGKSIVLSSWAQTDDHDCDLDLEEILNLDEDNERRKYIMQCLQDAKQSPEEIHNFAEELLRRAKTL